One window of Candidatus Tokpelaia hoelldoblerii genomic DNA carries:
- a CDS encoding Putative nucleotidyltransferase (bhsal16390) yields MASYPDLLEDRISHLPPRKRRELALTAKILFEEFQQAQSSRNKKILRNGRILKLVLFGSYARGSWVEDRASGYFSDYDLLVIVSKEDFTEPEFWRHAEERIDREWLVTKRIKTPVEPIYHSYEDVNGQIAMGRPFFLDILRDGIVLYEAEGYPFSKPGKMTQEQKQEEAQKYFDKWYRLSQLALKHARTSFEETTVDGREALNFSAFLAHQATEHIYHCLLLTLTLYSPKMHNIKKLRSLAEAVVPELADIWPRNKRLYKRAFELLRRAYVEARYSPEYEITKEELEWLFERIELLQNRVKEICEAHLKENIVK; encoded by the coding sequence ATGGCATCCTACCCTGACCTGCTGGAAGACCGCATAAGCCACCTGCCGCCGCGCAAGCGGCGGGAACTGGCGCTCACCGCCAAGATCCTGTTTGAAGAGTTCCAGCAGGCGCAATCCTCCAGAAACAAGAAAATCCTGCGCAATGGCCGTATCCTCAAGCTGGTCCTGTTCGGTTCCTATGCCCGCGGCAGCTGGGTGGAAGACCGGGCGAGCGGCTATTTCTCTGATTATGACCTGCTGGTGATTGTCAGCAAGGAAGATTTTACCGAACCTGAGTTCTGGCGGCACGCGGAAGAGCGCATTGACCGTGAATGGCTGGTGACAAAACGCATCAAGACACCGGTTGAGCCGATTTACCACAGCTATGAGGATGTCAACGGGCAGATTGCTATGGGGCGTCCGTTCTTTCTGGATATTCTGCGTGACGGGATTGTGCTGTATGAGGCGGAAGGCTACCCGTTCAGCAAGCCGGGCAAGATGACGCAAGAGCAGAAGCAGGAAGAGGCACAGAAGTATTTTGATAAGTGGTACAGGTTATCGCAACTAGCTTTGAAACATGCAAGAACCTCTTTTGAAGAAACAACTGTTGATGGGAGAGAAGCTCTTAATTTCAGTGCTTTTCTCGCCCATCAGGCCACAGAGCACATTTATCACTGTCTTTTGCTGACCTTGACGCTTTACAGCCCGAAGATGCACAATATTAAAAAGTTGCGTTCTCTTGCCGAAGCCGTTGTGCCGGAGCTTGCAGATATCTGGCCGCGCAACAAAAGGCTTTACAAGCGCGCCTTTGAGCTTTTGCGCCGCGCTTATGTTGAAGCACGCTATTCCCCTGAATATGAAATCACCAAAGAAGAGCTTGAATGGCTGTTTGAACGGATTGAGTTATTACAAAACAGGGTAAAGGAAATCTGTGAAGCGCATTTGAAAGAGAATATCGTTAAGTGA
- a CDS encoding Hypothetical protein (bhsal16400), which yields MGMVMKNGLKAGLYTAHALLPIHFELPRHEIPLKTFVRTAEQIQAIIAAFKLWIKRQFHRMRGGGKCLLQPSI from the coding sequence ATGGGAATGGTAATGAAAAATGGGTTGAAAGCAGGCCTGTATACGGCGCATGCACTATTGCCAATCCATTTTGAGTTGCCAAGGCATGAAATACCGCTGAAGACGTTTGTACGTACAGCAGAGCAAATCCAAGCCATTATTGCGGCTTTTAAATTGTGGATAAAAAGGCAGTTTCACAGAATGAGGGGTGGCGGGAAATGCCTGTTGCAGCCTAGCATATGA